Proteins encoded together in one Chitinophaga lutea window:
- a CDS encoding right-handed parallel beta-helix repeat-containing protein, whose protein sequence is MSWLTVGVSAQGVTPGDTVRASDFGAKAGSYEDALPALQRAIAVCKEKKATVLLLDSGRYDIWPEHAAVREYFISNTSSETECPSKLKKVGLLFEGMENLTVEGNGALLMFHGKMITWAMDRCRNMTLQHLDVDFERPSMSEMTILSAADSTVNVSVNPDSRYEIAGGQLRWYGEGWGMRHFHAIRVRPADNTLWYDNWQPFEKSRAMQLAPGTVRFSGDFRKRRFVPGDVISVRDPIRDHVGAFVNRSTNVRLKNVRMHYMHGLGIVAQFSENLHYDGVVVMPREESGRRIAAFADGMHFSGCRGQITIENSRFNGSHDDPVNVHGTHLIVQEVVSPGKLRVRFMHAQTYGMEAFFPGDSTALLDAASLRIYAFPVIKSARLVSEREMELTFESPLPAGIKPGDAVENVTWTPSLTVRNCRFEGTNTRGLLVTTRRKVLIENNVFYRTGMHAILIANDASGWYESGPVQDVTIRGNEFRECGYNRGGHNFTIAIEPEVKKAVPGHYVHRNIRITGNTFAQYDYPVLFARSTDRLTFTGNRIERTQFMPAGPVRASIVLQGCRGVTVKGNTLHGFEKLNVDQ, encoded by the coding sequence ATGAGCTGGCTAACAGTAGGTGTGTCAGCACAAGGCGTTACCCCGGGCGACACCGTGCGTGCATCGGATTTCGGCGCGAAAGCCGGCAGTTACGAAGATGCGCTGCCTGCCCTGCAACGCGCGATTGCGGTTTGCAAGGAGAAAAAAGCAACCGTGCTGCTACTCGATTCCGGTCGGTACGACATCTGGCCCGAACATGCCGCAGTGCGGGAATATTTTATTTCCAATACCTCGTCGGAAACGGAATGCCCGTCCAAGCTGAAAAAAGTCGGCCTGTTGTTCGAAGGGATGGAAAACCTCACTGTGGAAGGAAACGGCGCCCTGCTGATGTTTCACGGGAAGATGATCACCTGGGCCATGGACCGCTGCCGGAATATGACGCTTCAACACCTGGACGTGGATTTTGAGCGGCCCAGTATGTCGGAAATGACCATCCTTTCAGCTGCCGACTCCACCGTGAACGTAAGTGTGAACCCGGATTCCCGTTACGAGATCGCCGGCGGGCAATTGCGGTGGTATGGCGAAGGATGGGGGATGCGCCACTTTCATGCCATCCGCGTACGGCCTGCTGATAATACGCTGTGGTACGACAACTGGCAGCCTTTTGAAAAAAGCAGGGCCATGCAGCTGGCGCCTGGTACAGTGCGTTTCTCCGGCGATTTCCGGAAGCGGCGTTTTGTACCCGGAGATGTTATCAGCGTCCGGGATCCTATTCGCGACCATGTGGGCGCATTCGTCAACCGCTCCACCAATGTGCGGCTGAAAAACGTACGGATGCATTACATGCACGGGCTGGGCATTGTGGCGCAATTCTCCGAAAACCTGCACTACGACGGTGTGGTAGTGATGCCTCGTGAAGAAAGCGGCCGGCGCATTGCGGCCTTTGCAGACGGCATGCATTTTTCCGGGTGCCGTGGCCAGATCACCATTGAAAATAGCCGCTTTAACGGCTCGCACGACGATCCCGTCAATGTGCACGGTACCCATCTCATTGTGCAGGAGGTGGTTTCCCCCGGCAAACTGCGGGTGCGTTTCATGCATGCGCAAACTTACGGAATGGAGGCGTTTTTCCCGGGTGATAGCACTGCTCTGCTGGATGCGGCTTCCCTTCGGATATACGCATTCCCCGTCATAAAATCGGCCCGGCTGGTATCAGAGCGGGAAATGGAGCTCACATTTGAATCGCCCCTTCCTGCGGGTATCAAACCCGGCGATGCCGTGGAGAATGTGACCTGGACACCTTCGCTCACCGTTCGCAATTGCCGGTTTGAGGGCACCAACACCCGCGGGCTGCTGGTGACCACCCGCCGGAAAGTACTGATAGAAAACAACGTCTTTTACAGAACAGGGATGCATGCCATCCTCATCGCCAATGACGCTTCCGGCTGGTACGAATCCGGGCCGGTGCAGGACGTGACCATCCGGGGCAACGAATTCCGGGAATGCGGTTACAATAGGGGAGGGCATAATTTTACGATCGCCATAGAGCCGGAGGTAAAGAAGGCCGTGCCGGGGCATTACGTGCATCGCAACATCCGCATCACCGGCAACACCTTCGCCCAGTACGATTATCCCGTTCTCTTTGCCCGTAGCACCGATCGGCTCACATTTACCGGTAACCGGATCGAACGGACGCAATTCATGCCGGCCGGGCCAGTGAGGGCCAGTATTGTTTTGCAGGGCTGCAGGGGAGTGACGGTGAAGGGGAATACCCTCCATGGATTTGAAAAACTCAACGTGGATCAATAA
- a CDS encoding DUF5018-related domain-containing protein yields MKKYLLIILVAVTGLLSSCLKKGLDELPAFKGANITRFDFEYRWNDNGTFRVIRFNTAAPVVNGKTIAVTTTVPAAAGNFTAAVRNGVSAANIVGMCDVSTAASIKPVNGSPALGTPGDYSKPASYEVTAADGVTKNTWTLQLTLIK; encoded by the coding sequence ATGAAAAAATACTTGCTGATCATATTGGTCGCTGTAACGGGCCTGCTGTCGTCGTGCCTCAAAAAAGGGCTTGACGAGTTGCCGGCATTTAAAGGCGCCAATATTACACGGTTCGACTTTGAATACCGCTGGAACGACAACGGCACTTTCCGCGTCATACGTTTTAATACCGCCGCACCGGTGGTGAACGGCAAAACCATTGCCGTCACCACCACGGTGCCGGCCGCAGCCGGTAATTTTACCGCAGCGGTCCGCAACGGTGTTTCCGCCGCCAACATCGTGGGAATGTGCGATGTGTCTACCGCCGCTTCCATCAAACCGGTGAACGGTTCACCGGCACTCGGTACGCCCGGCGATTATTCCAAACCCGCTTCCTATGAAGTGACGGCTGCCGATGGTGTTACCAAAAACACCTGGACGCTCCAGCTGACGCTCATCAAATAA
- a CDS encoding RagB/SusD family nutrient uptake outer membrane protein — protein sequence MKKIIWMGAAIVVLAAACKKDLLDKGYLDRFPEEAIWKDKSLAEGYVFDTYGRVLQLYYNQKLDDWTDNNCNNYTNNVSLDNIDNNYDAGWNQYARIRNCNLVLEKLTNNTAILEADRKVMIAEGKFLRALVYYFMAQRFGGVMIVDKVLEANTADFRLPRKSMPETYDFILKDLAEAATDLPATAATGRASKGAALAMRTRVALQGAAYIPAKKDAYLDIVIADAQAVLGMNYALDADYAGMFNDFGKAQASKELILAYFRKGINTSFSSTAMQALCPNHGNEKLNPGYNHPPFTESFEGWPERFPSQNLVDAYEVVDEADGKAKKWNATSYYTDFLANGGYVSKAIYRNRDKRFYATVVYDSTKLFNNAVLTRALGNMNRLSNVGGEWGVSESNYYYRKGLYEVKKLWYSDPTDHHQSVIRLGEVYLNYAEALLLKSRTAEAVAAINKTRETHGGLPALGTLTQAEAWTAYRNERRVDMVLEEDRYWSLLRWAKFNGQATIPELAEPIRGIDIAADGRSFTIAAITLNNNSNRQFNARRFLFPVPQGQIQANPNLAPNNDGW from the coding sequence ATGAAAAAGATCATATGGATGGGAGCGGCGATAGTAGTGCTGGCGGCCGCCTGCAAAAAAGACCTGCTCGACAAGGGTTACCTCGACCGCTTCCCGGAAGAAGCTATCTGGAAGGATAAAAGCCTGGCCGAAGGGTATGTGTTCGATACCTATGGCCGCGTGCTGCAGCTGTATTACAACCAGAAACTCGACGACTGGACGGATAATAACTGCAATAATTATACGAACAATGTATCGCTCGATAACATCGATAACAATTACGATGCGGGATGGAACCAATATGCACGCATCCGTAACTGCAACCTCGTTCTCGAAAAACTCACCAACAACACGGCGATCCTGGAGGCCGACCGGAAAGTGATGATCGCCGAAGGGAAATTTCTCCGCGCTTTGGTTTATTACTTCATGGCCCAGCGTTTCGGAGGCGTGATGATCGTAGACAAGGTGCTGGAGGCCAACACGGCGGATTTTCGCCTGCCCCGCAAGAGTATGCCGGAAACCTATGATTTTATCCTGAAAGATCTGGCCGAAGCGGCTACCGACCTGCCGGCCACGGCAGCCACCGGCCGCGCTTCCAAAGGCGCTGCGCTGGCCATGCGCACCCGTGTGGCACTGCAGGGTGCGGCCTACATCCCTGCAAAAAAGGATGCGTACCTCGATATCGTGATCGCGGACGCGCAAGCGGTGCTGGGGATGAATTACGCCCTCGACGCCGACTATGCAGGCATGTTCAACGATTTCGGCAAAGCGCAGGCTTCCAAAGAGCTTATTCTTGCGTACTTCCGGAAAGGCATCAATACGTCTTTCAGCAGTACGGCCATGCAGGCACTTTGCCCCAATCACGGTAACGAAAAGCTCAACCCCGGGTACAACCATCCGCCTTTCACCGAAAGCTTCGAAGGATGGCCGGAAAGGTTTCCTTCGCAGAACCTGGTGGATGCTTATGAGGTGGTGGACGAAGCCGACGGGAAAGCAAAAAAATGGAACGCGACCTCTTATTACACGGATTTCCTGGCCAACGGGGGATATGTGTCCAAAGCCATCTACCGCAACCGCGACAAACGGTTTTACGCCACTGTGGTGTACGATTCCACCAAACTGTTCAACAATGCAGTGCTTACCCGCGCCCTCGGCAATATGAACCGCCTCAGCAACGTAGGCGGCGAATGGGGCGTATCTGAATCCAACTATTACTACCGGAAAGGTTTGTACGAAGTAAAGAAACTCTGGTACAGCGACCCGACGGATCACCATCAGTCCGTCATCCGCCTGGGGGAAGTATACCTGAACTATGCCGAAGCGCTACTGCTGAAAAGCCGTACCGCCGAAGCGGTGGCCGCTATCAATAAAACCAGGGAAACGCATGGCGGATTGCCTGCGCTGGGAACGCTGACCCAGGCAGAAGCGTGGACGGCCTATCGCAACGAGCGGCGGGTAGACATGGTGCTGGAAGAAGACCGTTACTGGAGCCTGCTGCGATGGGCGAAATTCAACGGCCAGGCGACCATTCCCGAACTGGCGGAGCCCATCCGCGGCATCGACATCGCGGCCGACGGACGTTCCTTTACCATTGCCGCCATCACGCTGAACAATAACTCCAACCGGCAGTTCAATGCAAGGAGGTTCCTGTTCCCGGTGCCGCAGGGCCAGATACAGGCCAATCCTAACCTGGCGCCGAATAACGATGGATGGTGA
- a CDS encoding TonB-dependent receptor, with product MKITFLLLLACLQLQAGFSQRRISLRFDQASLKDALRMIEQRSSFRFIYNDDLLPPDKQVTLSVHNAKVEEVLTRVLEGTPLSFTLKSPELVVIGPHEPGAMRYLIVRGTVKDTSGAPLVGAIVRQKNGPGGTTTSETGAFELNVPEGATLIFSLIGYEPQELAAAATPMDVRLKVSASALEQVVVVGYGSDTRRKLVTAVSTIKTDKMTTLPFSNMADALAGRAPGVITMSSGGEPGVGSARIAVRGGSGPDRGGPLFVIDNVVSSRFDFQNLQPQDIEAISILKDGGATAVYGARGANGIILVTTKRGRAGKVSINFGVLTEFSKPTVLPKRVNAYNFALAQNAAAAADNQPAVYSPGRLDTILNKKDPYVWQDNDWYDMTLRNYTPQTKYSLDVSGGSDKTTYFLSLAYFNQHSNYKTDVTGFKRYNARASVTQHFDKQGITASANMYATLTNNGFPGASAFEIWSHLQNSPPFKMAYNKDGTYAAGVDHPLVDIDPRSGYRRDEFRNVNGNLTLDWQVPWVKGLKAGVLGYYKIEDRFRKGWYTRAPQFDNLGIEQYRTPPSLDEISDRSQSTTLQARIEYQRSFRKHAVNVLALYEESEDMAEQLSARRINFPSSAVDQLFAGSNNGLVNGGSAAEGGRRGYVGRLKYDYDARYIIEGSFRYDGSDRFPRERNSKWGFFPSLSLGWVASDEEFFPFKKIFDQFKLRYTIATVGNDDVRDPAGNAVRFPYLLNSYSLIENAYVVGGNPMIGFREGSLVDRFVLSWYSTRDYNTGLDFALLRNRLSGSVDYFYKRTTGYIINSAARYTTPLGTGLPYASSNSAFRRHGMEFQLNYADRAGKDFQYQVGGNLTMYNELWERDDSEDSVSLKNPKNRRTHATFVWGNGLHNQGYYQSVDDIINHPRYTPGGQLTPGDIRYEDTNGDGKIDGNDATRIGKQRFPALTFGMNMSATWKAFSVEMLWQGTGTRTVRLQGSLTAYSANFLVYDFQRDFWTPDNREARFPRQALSSDRNGNNNYAPGGTASDFWLYDARYLRLKSLRIAFDAKKQFPRQLAFLNSCLVTLNGTNLLTFSPVKDYFDPETSDESNYGYPVQKVYSVGLNIGF from the coding sequence ATGAAGATTACTTTCCTGCTGCTGCTTGCCTGCCTTCAGTTACAGGCCGGGTTCTCTCAACGGAGAATCTCGCTGCGCTTCGACCAGGCAAGCCTCAAGGACGCGCTTCGAATGATCGAACAGCGTAGCTCTTTCCGTTTTATTTACAACGATGATCTCCTGCCGCCGGATAAGCAGGTGACCCTTTCCGTGCACAACGCGAAAGTGGAAGAAGTGTTGACGCGCGTGCTGGAAGGCACCCCGCTTTCCTTTACCCTGAAGTCGCCGGAACTGGTGGTAATTGGTCCCCATGAGCCGGGCGCCATGCGCTACCTTATTGTCAGGGGCACGGTGAAAGATACGTCGGGAGCCCCGCTGGTAGGGGCAATCGTCAGGCAGAAAAACGGGCCGGGAGGCACCACCACGTCCGAAACCGGCGCCTTCGAACTGAACGTTCCGGAAGGGGCTACACTCATTTTCTCACTGATCGGTTACGAACCGCAGGAGCTGGCAGCCGCTGCCACACCCATGGACGTGCGGCTGAAGGTATCTGCCAGCGCACTGGAACAGGTGGTGGTGGTAGGTTACGGCAGCGACACCCGGCGCAAGCTGGTAACGGCGGTGTCGACCATCAAAACAGATAAGATGACCACGCTGCCTTTCTCCAATATGGCCGATGCTTTGGCCGGCCGCGCCCCGGGTGTGATCACCATGAGCTCGGGCGGCGAACCGGGCGTAGGCTCGGCAAGGATTGCCGTTCGCGGCGGTTCGGGCCCGGACAGGGGCGGCCCGTTGTTCGTAATCGACAACGTGGTATCGTCGCGGTTTGATTTCCAGAACCTCCAGCCGCAAGATATCGAAGCCATTTCGATTTTGAAAGACGGTGGTGCCACGGCCGTGTACGGTGCACGCGGCGCCAACGGCATCATCCTCGTTACCACCAAGCGCGGCCGCGCCGGAAAAGTGAGTATCAACTTCGGGGTGCTCACCGAGTTTTCGAAACCGACGGTATTGCCGAAACGCGTCAACGCCTACAACTTTGCGCTGGCGCAGAATGCAGCCGCGGCCGCGGATAATCAGCCGGCCGTGTACTCCCCGGGCAGGCTCGATACCATCCTGAACAAAAAAGATCCCTATGTGTGGCAGGATAACGACTGGTACGATATGACCCTGCGCAATTACACGCCGCAAACGAAATACAGCCTCGACGTAAGCGGAGGCTCCGATAAAACAACATACTTTCTTTCTCTAGCCTATTTCAATCAACATAGCAACTACAAAACGGATGTAACCGGCTTCAAACGGTATAACGCCCGTGCCAGCGTTACCCAGCACTTCGACAAACAGGGCATCACCGCCAGCGCTAACATGTATGCTACGCTCACCAATAACGGGTTTCCCGGTGCCAGCGCTTTCGAAATATGGAGCCACCTGCAAAACAGTCCCCCGTTTAAAATGGCTTATAACAAAGACGGGACTTATGCAGCGGGTGTTGATCATCCGCTCGTAGACATCGATCCCCGTTCGGGTTACCGCCGCGATGAGTTCCGGAACGTGAACGGCAACCTGACGCTCGACTGGCAGGTACCCTGGGTAAAGGGGCTCAAAGCCGGCGTGCTGGGGTATTACAAAATAGAAGACCGCTTCCGGAAAGGTTGGTATACCCGCGCACCACAATTCGACAACCTGGGCATCGAACAATACCGCACGCCGCCTTCCCTGGACGAGATATCGGATCGCTCGCAAAGTACCACGCTGCAGGCACGCATCGAGTACCAGCGTAGTTTCCGCAAACATGCGGTGAATGTGCTGGCGCTGTATGAGGAAAGCGAAGATATGGCGGAACAATTGTCGGCCAGGCGTATCAATTTTCCCTCTTCCGCTGTGGATCAGCTTTTCGCGGGCAGCAACAATGGCCTCGTCAATGGCGGCAGCGCCGCTGAAGGCGGGCGTCGCGGATATGTGGGCCGCCTGAAATACGACTACGATGCGCGATACATCATCGAGGGCAGCTTCCGTTACGACGGTTCAGACCGCTTTCCCCGCGAACGCAACAGCAAATGGGGGTTCTTCCCCTCGCTGTCGCTCGGATGGGTGGCCAGTGACGAAGAGTTCTTCCCCTTCAAAAAAATCTTCGACCAGTTCAAGCTGCGCTATACAATCGCTACAGTGGGCAATGACGATGTGCGGGATCCCGCCGGTAATGCCGTGCGTTTCCCCTACCTGCTGAATAGCTACTCCCTCATAGAAAATGCCTACGTGGTTGGCGGCAATCCGATGATCGGGTTCAGGGAAGGTAGCCTGGTAGACAGGTTCGTATTGTCGTGGTACTCCACCCGCGATTACAACACGGGCCTCGACTTCGCTTTGCTGCGCAATCGCCTGAGCGGCAGCGTGGATTATTTTTACAAACGGACCACCGGCTATATCATCAATTCCGCGGCACGGTATACCACGCCACTCGGCACCGGTCTTCCTTATGCATCGTCCAACTCCGCTTTCCGGCGCCATGGTATGGAATTCCAGCTCAATTATGCCGACAGGGCGGGCAAGGATTTCCAGTACCAGGTAGGCGGTAACCTTACGATGTACAACGAACTGTGGGAGCGTGACGACAGTGAGGACAGCGTGTCGCTCAAGAACCCGAAGAACCGCCGCACCCACGCTACATTTGTTTGGGGCAACGGGCTTCACAACCAGGGGTATTACCAGTCGGTCGACGACATCATCAATCATCCCCGCTATACGCCCGGCGGACAGCTGACGCCTGGCGACATCCGCTATGAGGATACCAACGGCGACGGAAAGATTGACGGCAACGACGCCACCCGCATCGGCAAACAGCGTTTCCCCGCGCTCACGTTCGGGATGAACATGTCAGCGACCTGGAAGGCGTTCAGCGTGGAGATGTTGTGGCAGGGCACCGGTACCCGCACTGTGCGGCTGCAAGGCTCGCTCACGGCGTATTCCGCAAACTTCCTGGTATATGACTTCCAGCGCGATTTCTGGACGCCCGACAACAGGGAGGCCCGTTTCCCGCGACAGGCATTGTCGTCGGACCGCAATGGGAATAACAACTATGCGCCGGGCGGCACCGCTTCCGATTTTTGGCTCTATGATGCGCGTTACCTCCGTCTGAAAAGCCTGCGTATCGCCTTCGATGCCAAAAAGCAGTTCCCGCGGCAACTGGCTTTCCTGAACAGCTGCCTGGTTACGCTGAATGGCACCAACCTGCTCACTTTCTCGCCGGTAAAGGACTATTTCGATCCGGAAACCAGCGACGAAAGCAACTATGGCTATCCAGTGCAGAAAGTGTATTCCGTAGGGCTGAACATAGGGTTCTAG
- a CDS encoding FecR family protein, whose translation MSDDRYWILIGRQLSGEITEAELKELAAMRVPDAEEDPALSLLSKNWPVSRPSIPEQEKARKLELLRGKLAGDAGESPEPVLPPMHARRGKTVAWITMVAAACIAGACYLFFTGAPEHELHEITAKPGIKSRITLPDGSLVWLNAGSKLAYDDGFGRDNRRIRLNGEAYFDVATQAETPFVITAAGVEVKVLGTAFNLKAYDGEPSVETALLKGSVQVAYPSGGKTETVLLKPMEKLLITRPGAKGKALSESVAIEALRFQKGKDGLIPEIAWKDNTLCCDREPFPSLAARLERWYNVDIRFADDAAAKLEFTATIKSEKLEDVLDALKAASGHRFDYTYDSMQRTVNINEVH comes from the coding sequence ATGTCTGATGATCGATACTGGATCCTGATTGGCCGCCAACTGAGCGGGGAAATCACGGAGGCAGAATTAAAGGAACTGGCCGCCATGCGCGTGCCGGACGCGGAAGAAGACCCGGCTCTTTCGCTGTTGTCGAAGAACTGGCCCGTCAGCCGCCCATCCATACCGGAACAGGAGAAGGCCCGCAAACTGGAATTGCTGCGGGGAAAGCTGGCGGGTGACGCGGGTGAAAGCCCCGAGCCGGTCCTGCCGCCTATGCATGCCCGGCGGGGAAAAACTGTGGCATGGATAACCATGGTGGCGGCTGCCTGTATTGCCGGTGCCTGTTACCTGTTTTTTACCGGCGCACCGGAGCATGAATTGCATGAAATTACCGCGAAACCAGGCATCAAATCACGTATTACCCTGCCTGACGGCTCGCTGGTCTGGCTCAATGCCGGCAGCAAACTGGCGTACGACGATGGTTTCGGGCGCGATAACCGCCGCATCCGCCTCAATGGGGAGGCTTACTTCGATGTGGCTACACAGGCCGAGACCCCCTTTGTGATAACGGCTGCCGGGGTGGAAGTGAAAGTGTTGGGAACGGCCTTCAATTTAAAGGCCTATGATGGCGAGCCCTCAGTAGAAACGGCCTTACTGAAAGGAAGCGTACAGGTGGCCTACCCGAGCGGCGGAAAAACGGAAACCGTGTTGCTGAAGCCCATGGAGAAACTGCTGATTACGCGCCCCGGAGCCAAGGGCAAAGCGCTATCGGAATCGGTGGCCATCGAAGCGCTGCGGTTTCAGAAAGGTAAAGACGGCCTCATCCCGGAAATCGCCTGGAAAGACAATACCCTTTGCTGCGACCGCGAACCTTTTCCCAGCCTTGCTGCCCGGCTGGAAAGGTGGTATAATGTAGACATTCGCTTCGCGGATGATGCGGCAGCGAAACTGGAATTTACCGCCACCATAAAAAGCGAAAAGCTGGAAGACGTGCTGGATGCGCTGAAAGCTGCATCCGGCCATCGTTTTGACTATACATACGACTCGATGCAAAGAACAGTGAACATCAACGAGGTACATTAG
- a CDS encoding RNA polymerase sigma-70 factor, with protein sequence MISAWQEKIALHDDAASFEQLYLHFSPELTRFATSFLMDHSLAEDIVADTFVTLWKKRSTLQAIDNLRVYLYSCIRNASLNYIQHHQKRMFFPFDQLDVPLESYFDTSNPEQQYISRELHDAAARAVEALPPKCRMIFRLAREEGLRYKEIASILNISVRTIDSQVAIALKRIHAAIAPYLVRYP encoded by the coding sequence GTGATCAGCGCCTGGCAGGAAAAAATTGCATTGCATGACGACGCTGCTTCATTCGAGCAGCTGTATCTTCATTTTTCGCCGGAGCTGACCCGGTTTGCGACTTCTTTTCTCATGGACCATTCGCTGGCCGAAGATATCGTGGCAGACACCTTTGTAACGCTCTGGAAAAAAAGGAGTACGCTGCAGGCAATCGACAACCTGCGGGTATACCTGTATTCCTGCATCCGAAATGCTTCCCTCAACTATATCCAGCACCATCAGAAACGGATGTTTTTTCCATTCGACCAGCTGGACGTACCCCTCGAATCTTACTTCGATACATCCAATCCCGAGCAGCAGTACATTTCGCGGGAACTGCACGACGCCGCGGCCCGTGCGGTAGAAGCGCTGCCGCCCAAATGCCGCATGATTTTCCGGCTCGCCCGCGAAGAGGGCCTGCGGTACAAAGAAATCGCGTCCATCCTAAACATTTCCGTTCGCACCATCGACAGCCAGGTGGCCATTGCGCTGAAGCGCATCCACGCGGCCATTGCTCCCTACCTCGTGCGCTACCCCTGA